In the Acidovorax sp. A79 genome, one interval contains:
- a CDS encoding LysR family transcriptional regulator codes for MDLSALTLLVEILDAGNLSLAARKLKMSRANVSYHLHQLEKSVGVQLVRRTTRRVEPTEVGLRLYEHGRSIMNEMLAARETIATLGQSLQGRVGLSMPLGYGQMVMAGWLIEFKRLYPGIVLEVMFENRVSDLVREDVDIAIRIMTEPPPALVSRALGPVRYVVCAARAYAQEHGLPTRLEHLATVPLFTSGFIGRELRVAAYRPDGQREEVLPRPTLLSEHFPFLRDAVLAGLGVGLLPDYVVADPVREGRIVTALDDYRLSVFGTQMFLLYMPNRYQTSSVRTLIDFILERAGGVPTRSPAPGRP; via the coding sequence ATGGATCTCTCGGCACTGACCCTGCTGGTGGAGATCCTGGACGCCGGCAACCTCAGCCTGGCCGCGCGCAAGCTCAAGATGAGCCGCGCCAACGTGAGCTACCACCTGCACCAGCTGGAGAAGTCGGTGGGCGTGCAGCTGGTGCGCCGCACCACGCGGCGCGTGGAGCCCACCGAGGTCGGGCTGCGCCTGTACGAGCACGGCCGCAGCATCATGAACGAGATGCTGGCGGCGCGCGAAACCATCGCCACGCTGGGCCAGAGCCTGCAGGGGCGCGTGGGGCTGAGCATGCCCCTGGGCTACGGCCAGATGGTCATGGCCGGCTGGCTCATCGAATTCAAGCGCCTGTACCCGGGGATCGTGCTCGAAGTGATGTTCGAGAACCGCGTGAGCGACCTCGTGCGCGAGGACGTGGACATCGCCATCCGCATCATGACCGAGCCGCCGCCGGCCCTGGTGTCGCGGGCCCTGGGCCCCGTGCGCTACGTGGTGTGCGCCGCCCGCGCGTACGCGCAGGAGCACGGCCTGCCCACGCGCCTGGAGCACCTGGCCACGGTGCCGCTCTTCACCTCGGGCTTCATCGGGCGCGAGCTGCGCGTGGCCGCCTACCGGCCCGACGGCCAGCGCGAGGAAGTGCTGCCCCGGCCCACCCTGCTGTCCGAGCATTTTCCCTTCCTGCGCGACGCGGTCCTGGCGGGCCTGGGCGTGGGCCTGCTGCCCGACTACGTGGTGGCGGACCCTGTGCGCGAGGGGCGCATCGTCACCGCGCTCGACGACTACCGCCTGAGCGTCTTTGGCACGCAGATGTTCCTCCTGTACATGCCCAACCGCTACCAGACCAGTTCGGTGCGCACGCTCATCGATTTCATCCTCGAGCGGGCGGGCGGTGTGCCTACAAGAAGCCCGGCACCTGGCCGCCCATAA
- the pssA gene encoding CDP-diacylglycerol--serine O-phosphatidyltransferase, translating into MNTPRHPKRFSMIREFHLADWFTLGNAVCGVGALFSSMTYLETGAVVHVYFAAALVLAALIFDVLDGRIARWRQKSSAMGRELDSLADVISFGVAPAIIAYGCGMQGLYDRIVLAYFVACGVSRLARYNVTAETLSGDDGKVKYFEGTPIPTSIVLVGLLALAAYLGAVRESLWFGKVLIGGFTLHPLVLLFALSGSLMISRIRIPKL; encoded by the coding sequence ATGAACACTCCCCGACATCCCAAGCGTTTCTCGATGATCCGCGAATTCCACCTGGCCGACTGGTTCACGCTGGGCAACGCGGTCTGCGGCGTGGGCGCATTGTTCTCGTCGATGACCTACCTGGAAACCGGCGCCGTGGTGCACGTCTATTTCGCCGCCGCCCTCGTGCTGGCCGCGCTCATCTTCGACGTGCTGGACGGCCGCATCGCGCGCTGGCGCCAGAAGAGTTCGGCCATGGGCCGGGAGCTCGATTCGCTGGCCGACGTGATCTCGTTCGGCGTGGCTCCGGCCATCATCGCCTATGGCTGCGGCATGCAGGGCCTGTACGACCGCATCGTGCTGGCCTACTTCGTGGCCTGCGGCGTCTCGCGCCTGGCGCGCTACAACGTCACGGCCGAAACCCTCTCGGGCGACGACGGCAAGGTGAAGTACTTCGAGGGCACGCCCATCCCTACCTCCATCGTGCTCGTGGGCCTGCTGGCCCTGGCGGCCTACCTGGGCGCGGTGCGCGAGAGCCTGTGGTTCGGCAAGGTGCTCATCGGCGGCTTCACGCTGCACCCGCTGGTGCTGCTGTTCGCGCTGTCGGGTTCGCTGATGATCAGCCGGATCCGGATCCCGAAGCTGTAG
- a CDS encoding DMT family transporter: MSSPRKTHIDSLAIALLLACCMFWGFQQVLVKATVGEVAPVYQAFLRFVLATVAVAAWCAWRGVPLSGAAEPAGAPRAGLLAGALFAGEFACIYLGLQYTTASRLTVFLYAAPFWVALLLPRFIPGERLQGWQWLGLAAAFVGVGLALGDGLLGPANAALPRAWLGDLLGLAAGLMWALTTVVIRTTPLARVAPAKQLLYQVGVSAAALPWLSLALGESWTLQFSTFAWGSLLVQALVGAFVSYLAWMWMLAHYPATKISVFVFLTPVFALLFGAWWLGEPVTAGLVAALVLVAAGIVLVNRRPAAQ, translated from the coding sequence ATGTCTTCTCCCCGCAAAACCCACATCGATTCCCTGGCCATCGCCCTGCTGCTGGCCTGCTGCATGTTCTGGGGCTTCCAGCAGGTGCTGGTGAAAGCCACCGTGGGCGAGGTGGCTCCCGTGTACCAGGCCTTTCTGCGCTTCGTGCTGGCCACCGTGGCGGTCGCCGCCTGGTGCGCGTGGCGCGGCGTGCCGCTGTCGGGCGCGGCCGAGCCGGCCGGGGCACCGCGCGCGGGCCTGCTCGCCGGGGCGCTGTTCGCAGGAGAATTTGCCTGCATCTACCTGGGGCTGCAGTACACCACGGCGTCGCGCCTCACGGTGTTCCTCTATGCCGCCCCGTTCTGGGTGGCCCTGCTGCTGCCGCGCTTCATCCCCGGTGAGCGCCTGCAGGGCTGGCAGTGGCTGGGACTGGCCGCTGCCTTTGTGGGCGTGGGGCTGGCGCTGGGCGACGGTCTGCTGGGCCCCGCCAATGCCGCCCTGCCCCGTGCCTGGCTGGGCGACCTGCTGGGCCTGGCCGCGGGCCTGATGTGGGCGTTGACCACGGTGGTGATCCGCACCACGCCGCTCGCGCGCGTGGCGCCCGCCAAGCAGCTGCTCTACCAGGTGGGCGTGAGCGCCGCCGCACTGCCCTGGCTGTCGCTGGCCCTGGGCGAAAGCTGGACCTTGCAGTTCAGCACCTTCGCCTGGGGTTCGCTGCTGGTGCAGGCGCTCGTGGGTGCATTCGTGAGCTATCTGGCCTGGATGTGGATGCTGGCGCACTACCCGGCCACGAAGATCTCGGTGTTCGTGTTCCTCACGCCCGTGTTCGCGCTGCTGTTTGGCGCCTGGTGGCTGGGCGAGCCCGTCACCGCCGGGCTCGTGGCCGCGCTGGTGCTGGTGGCGGCGGGGATCGTGCTGGTGAACCGCCGGCCCGCGGCGCAGTAG
- a CDS encoding NnrS family protein: MRPFFLLAMGSAVTLLAWWSAVLGAGLPPPAVAGGAVAWHVHELVFGFALAAVGGFALTAMPEFTGQRGATRGQLRALAALWMLGRIGFWGSGAAGAPALWLAALAHGGLLLGLAAMLARPLWSPAGRRHVAFWWALPALATAVAGFYADALRGLPALRWLLVALGLLMLLIVAAMSRISMRIVNRAIEQATPGAPPYVARPPRRHLAALCIALYTLAEFARPGSHLAGWLALAASASVFHLMGDWHVGRALLRRTPLLLYAVYACMALGYGALGLSHLGAGGGTGAGRHLITMGAVGLNIFMVIAIAGRAHCGLPPDTSRWIPWAAGLLLLATAVRAGAAWAGGGPLWLAGAGAGWCAAFAVLLWRIGPPLWRARADGRQGCEGP, translated from the coding sequence ATGCGGCCCTTCTTCCTGCTGGCCATGGGCTCGGCCGTCACGCTGCTGGCGTGGTGGAGCGCCGTGCTGGGCGCCGGCCTGCCGCCTCCGGCCGTGGCCGGCGGCGCGGTGGCCTGGCACGTGCATGAACTGGTCTTCGGCTTCGCGCTGGCCGCCGTGGGGGGGTTCGCGCTCACCGCCATGCCTGAATTCACGGGCCAGAGGGGTGCCACGCGCGGGCAGCTGCGTGCGCTGGCGGCGCTGTGGATGCTGGGGCGCATCGGTTTCTGGGGCTCCGGCGCGGCCGGTGCGCCGGCGCTGTGGCTGGCGGCGCTGGCGCACGGCGGGCTGCTGCTGGGGCTGGCGGCCATGCTGGCGCGGCCCCTGTGGTCACCGGCCGGCCGGCGCCATGTGGCGTTCTGGTGGGCGCTGCCCGCGCTGGCGACCGCCGTGGCGGGCTTCTATGCCGATGCGCTGCGGGGCCTGCCGGCCCTGCGCTGGCTGCTTGTGGCACTGGGGCTGCTGATGCTGCTCATCGTGGCGGCCATGAGCCGCATCTCCATGCGCATCGTGAACCGCGCCATCGAACAGGCCACGCCCGGCGCGCCACCCTACGTGGCGCGTCCGCCACGGCGCCATCTGGCGGCGCTGTGCATCGCGCTATACACGCTGGCCGAGTTCGCCCGGCCAGGCAGTCACCTCGCGGGCTGGCTGGCGCTGGCGGCCAGTGCCTCGGTGTTCCACCTGATGGGCGACTGGCATGTGGGCCGGGCGCTGCTGCGGCGCACGCCACTTCTGCTCTACGCGGTGTATGCCTGCATGGCGCTGGGCTATGGCGCGCTGGGGCTGTCGCACCTGGGCGCGGGCGGCGGCACGGGCGCGGGGCGGCACCTGATCACAATGGGCGCGGTGGGCCTGAACATCTTCATGGTGATCGCCATTGCCGGGCGGGCGCACTGCGGGCTGCCGCCCGATACCAGCCGCTGGATTCCCTGGGCCGCCGGCCTGCTGCTGCTGGCGACCGCCGTGCGCGCGGGCGCCGCGTGGGCGGGCGGCGGGCCGCTGTGGCTGGCGGGGGCCGGCGCGGGCTGGTGCGCGGCCTTCGCCGTGCTGCTGTGGCGCATCGGACCGCCGCTGTGGCGCGCCCGGGCCGATGGCCGCCAGGGTTGCGAGGGGCCGTGA
- a CDS encoding ABC transporter ATP-binding protein: MSACPSNLQVRGLRHAYGPAPVLEGIDLDVPAGRIVALVGPSGCGKTTLLHLCAGLLAHQQGRIRHGFAHTALMFQQPRLLPWMSTLDNIALGLKAQGVARSERHRRAREAALALGLAASVLAQFPAELSGGMQSRAALARALVLQPDLLLMDEPFGALDVGLRGQLHQLLLARQAAQGMAVLLITHDLMEAVRLADTVLVMAAAPGRIVARYEPPGAALARGDALVYRCIAELRQHPGVRAAFGLPGDAGTAAPENATGEGRWQPLAPGSHTPHPGPWASRC; this comes from the coding sequence ATGAGCGCGTGCCCATCCAACCTGCAGGTGCGCGGGTTGCGCCATGCCTACGGCCCCGCCCCGGTGCTGGAAGGGATCGACCTCGACGTGCCGGCTGGCCGCATCGTCGCGCTGGTGGGCCCATCGGGCTGTGGCAAGACCACGCTGCTGCACCTGTGCGCCGGGCTGCTGGCGCACCAGCAGGGCCGTATCCGCCACGGCTTCGCGCACACCGCGCTGATGTTCCAGCAGCCGCGCCTGCTGCCCTGGATGAGCACGCTGGACAACATCGCCCTGGGTCTGAAGGCGCAGGGCGTGGCCCGCTCCGAGCGCCACCGCCGCGCCAGGGAGGCCGCGCTGGCGCTGGGCCTGGCGGCGTCGGTGCTGGCGCAGTTCCCCGCCGAGCTCTCAGGCGGCATGCAAAGCCGCGCGGCCCTGGCCCGCGCGCTGGTGCTGCAGCCCGACCTGCTGCTGATGGACGAGCCGTTCGGCGCACTCGACGTGGGCCTGCGCGGCCAGTTGCACCAGCTGCTGCTCGCGCGCCAGGCCGCACAGGGCATGGCCGTGCTGCTGATCACACACGACCTGATGGAAGCCGTGCGCCTGGCGGACACGGTGCTGGTCATGGCTGCCGCGCCCGGGCGCATCGTGGCGCGCTACGAGCCGCCGGGCGCGGCGCTGGCGCGCGGTGACGCGCTGGTGTACCGCTGCATCGCCGAGCTGCGGCAGCACCCCGGGGTGCGCGCGGCATTCGGCCTGCCCGGCGACGCCGGCACCGCGGCGCCGGAGAACGCCACGGGCGAGGGCCGCTGGCAGCCGTTGGCGCCAGGATCGCACACCCCTCACCCTGGACCGTGGGCATCGCGATGCTGA
- a CDS encoding ABC transporter permease has protein sequence MRLVWRLLRGAPAYLWSGWGALASLLLFLALWDLGAGLYGPLILPDPLTTFTALRGLAQSGAAWPELAATARRALLGLVLAAGVGSALGLLAGLSMTASMMARPWVTLLLGMPPIAWLVLAMLWFGAGDGTPVFTVFVACLPVVFTGALQGTRTLDHHLRDMARAYRLPWRMRILDLYLPHVAAYLFPAWITALGSSWKVAVMAELLATSDGVGAALAVTRSHLDTSGSLAWICAVVGSLLVLEYALLEPFKRELERWRGAGA, from the coding sequence ATGCGCCTGGTCTGGCGCCTGCTGCGGGGCGCGCCCGCCTATCTGTGGAGCGGCTGGGGGGCACTGGCCAGCCTGCTGCTGTTCCTTGCGCTGTGGGACCTGGGCGCGGGCCTCTACGGCCCGCTGATCCTGCCCGACCCGCTCACCACCTTCACCGCGCTGCGGGGCCTGGCGCAGTCGGGCGCGGCCTGGCCGGAGCTGGCCGCCACCGCGCGCCGCGCGCTGCTGGGGCTCGTGCTCGCGGCAGGCGTGGGCAGCGCGCTGGGGCTGCTGGCGGGCCTGTCGATGACGGCTTCGATGATGGCGCGCCCCTGGGTCACGCTGCTGCTGGGCATGCCGCCCATCGCCTGGCTGGTGCTGGCCATGCTCTGGTTCGGGGCGGGCGACGGCACACCGGTGTTCACCGTCTTCGTGGCCTGCCTGCCGGTGGTCTTCACCGGCGCGCTGCAGGGCACGCGCACCCTGGACCACCACCTCCGGGACATGGCGCGCGCCTACCGCCTGCCCTGGCGCATGCGCATCCTCGACCTGTATCTGCCGCACGTGGCGGCCTACCTGTTCCCGGCCTGGATCACGGCCCTGGGCTCCTCGTGGAAGGTGGCGGTGATGGCCGAACTGCTCGCCACGAGCGACGGCGTGGGCGCGGCGCTGGCCGTCACGCGTTCGCACCTGGACACGAGCGGCTCGCTCGCCTGGATCTGTGCCGTGGTGGGCAGCCTGCTGGTGCTGGAATATGCGCTGCTGGAGCCTTTCAAGCGCGAGCTGGAGCGCTGGCGGGGAGCCGGCGCATGA
- a CDS encoding cupin domain-containing protein has product MPSHRLIPLLAALLGTMALPVLAAGGGDGGAFTLTPEQITWQEGKATQRVDVHADAAHHVVTRRVRIAAGTDLPPHGHERGYRLVTVVSGTLLLGFGDRFDAAMLKPMPPGSVFSEDAGHRHFARTLQEPVVLQLTEVCLACAAPSPARP; this is encoded by the coding sequence ATGCCAAGCCATCGCCTGATTCCACTGCTCGCCGCCCTGCTGGGCACCATGGCGCTGCCCGTCCTCGCCGCCGGTGGCGGCGACGGCGGTGCGTTCACCCTCACGCCCGAACAGATTACCTGGCAGGAGGGCAAGGCCACCCAACGTGTGGACGTGCACGCCGACGCCGCGCACCACGTGGTGACGCGCCGCGTGCGCATCGCCGCCGGCACCGACCTGCCCCCCCATGGCCATGAACGCGGCTACCGCCTCGTCACCGTGGTCAGCGGCACGCTGCTGCTGGGCTTTGGCGACCGCTTCGACGCGGCCATGCTCAAGCCGATGCCGCCCGGCAGCGTGTTCTCGGAAGACGCCGGCCACCGGCACTTCGCCCGCACGCTGCAGGAGCCCGTGGTGCTGCAGCTGACCGAAGTTTGCCTTGCTTGCGCCGCCCCATCGCCCGCCCGCCCATGA
- a CDS encoding ABC transporter substrate-binding protein, whose product MTLHWNGLRRRQMLAASCALALGGHARAADPSPAGRLPRIALAGPPAIVSAPLIHMAETGALNGIAERTTFTPWRDPDQLRVMALGHQADVLAMPSNVAANLYNRGAGVTLLNIATWGALWIVTRDVGRKALADFRGEEIAVPFRGDMPDLMLQLLAARQGLDLRRDFRARYVPTPMEAMQLLITRRVAHALLSEPAVSMALRKTQSFPAGLVAPALHRGADLQQEWGRVFQRAPRLPQAGIAAVGMVRGQPAVLAAVAHAYARSAAWCRANPLDCGRLVAARIDLLTPEAVADALATSQLDAVPAHAARDDIGFFFGQLFARDPALLGGKLPDAGFIHMPPPGAPASRHGGTSSFQGSPCQAIA is encoded by the coding sequence ATGACACTCCACTGGAACGGACTTCGCCGCCGCCAGATGCTGGCCGCAAGCTGCGCGCTCGCCCTGGGCGGACATGCGCGCGCCGCCGACCCGTCGCCCGCGGGGCGGCTGCCGCGGATTGCCCTGGCGGGCCCGCCCGCCATCGTGTCCGCGCCGCTCATCCACATGGCCGAGACCGGCGCGCTGAACGGCATCGCCGAGCGCACCACCTTCACCCCCTGGCGCGATCCCGACCAGTTGCGCGTGATGGCCCTGGGCCACCAGGCCGACGTGCTGGCGATGCCCAGCAACGTGGCGGCCAACCTCTACAACCGCGGCGCGGGCGTGACGCTGCTCAACATCGCTACCTGGGGCGCGCTGTGGATCGTCACGCGCGACGTCGGGCGCAAGGCGCTTGCGGACTTTCGCGGTGAAGAGATCGCCGTGCCGTTCCGTGGCGACATGCCCGACCTGATGCTGCAGCTGCTGGCCGCCAGGCAGGGCCTGGACCTGCGCCGCGATTTCCGCGCGCGCTACGTGCCCACGCCCATGGAGGCCATGCAATTGCTCATCACGCGCCGCGTTGCGCACGCACTGCTGTCCGAGCCCGCGGTGTCGATGGCGCTGCGCAAGACGCAGTCGTTTCCCGCCGGCCTCGTGGCGCCCGCACTGCACCGCGGCGCCGATCTTCAGCAGGAATGGGGGCGGGTGTTCCAGCGCGCGCCACGCCTGCCGCAGGCCGGCATCGCCGCCGTGGGCATGGTGCGCGGGCAGCCCGCCGTGCTGGCGGCCGTGGCGCACGCCTACGCGCGTTCGGCCGCATGGTGCCGCGCGAACCCGCTTGACTGCGGCCGTCTGGTGGCGGCGCGCATCGATTTGCTCACGCCCGAGGCCGTCGCCGACGCCCTGGCCACGAGCCAGCTCGACGCCGTGCCGGCCCATGCGGCGCGGGACGACATCGGCTTCTTCTTCGGCCAGCTGTTCGCACGCGATCCCGCGCTGCTGGGCGGCAAGCTGCCCGACGCCGGCTTCATCCACATGCCGCCGCCCGGGGCCCCCGCGTCCCGCCACGGCGGCACCTCTTCGTTTCAAGGATCTCCATGCCAAGCCATCGCCTGA